CTGTGACGCTGGCTACACAGGGTACCGCTGTGAGAACCAGCTCAATGAGTGCCACAGCAACCCCTGTCAGAATGGGGGCAAGTGTGTCGACCTGGTAAACAAGTACATCTGTCAGTGCCAACATGGCACCTCAGGTAGGAGGAAAAacttcaaaaacacataatCAGTCTTTGTTAATTCAAAGTTCCAATTAATCacattataaatgaataaaagataaaactaaAATGTATATAGAATGTTCCTACAAACCTAATCCAAAAACTCAAACTCCTTTGTCACCACAGGCACCAACTGTGagataaactttgatgattGTGCCAATAACCCATGTGACTATGGCATCTGCAAAGATGGAATCAATCGCTATGACTGTGTCTGCAAACCTGGCTTCACTGGTAAGGCCCTCTGAAAATGAAACCACAAATGAAATAAGACGATTTGAAAATGTTGACAAACACACTTGATTCGCATATCTCTCCTGCCAGGTCCCAAGTGTAATGTGGAGATAGATGAGTGTCTGTCTAGCCCCTgtagaaatggaggaacatgtGTGGATGAAGAAAATGGATTTCATTGCCAGTGTCCTGAGGGCTTTAAGCCCCCTTACTGTTACTCCCAGGTGGACGAGTGTGGCAGCAGTCCATGTGTCCATGGCGCATGCAGGGATGACATCAACGGGTATGAAATGTCACAGTTTATAATGACATGGTTAAGTGAGATCAAGGAGAATCTTGACATATAACCACATTACACCATAACCACACATCCAACAGGTTTCAACTTGTATATTAATTAGTTggttattattaaaatgatcatTGGCTACTCCTGTATTTTCAGTTACCGCTGTGACTGTGAACCTGGATGGGTGGGGAAGAACTGTGACCTGGATAGGAACGACTGTTTGCCGAGTCCCTGCCAGAATGCTGGAACATGTATCGACCAGCTCAATGGCTTCATCTGCAAGTGTCGTCAAGGCTTCAGAGGTGAGAGGGTGGCATAGTAGCAAATCACACAATAACTGATTTCAACATCATAAAgtacataaaaagagaaatacaatattttttctaCACACACCAGCTCATTTACCTTTACCCTAAATAGTAGTCATCTACCTCCCCCTAGTGGTGTATTAAAATGTGTAGATACATTCACCAATATCAAACCAGGTCTCACGTTCATCACAGTTCAgttctgtaatgttttattgACTTCTCTGCCCCCTCTGACAGGAAACCTCTGCCAAGTGAACATCAATGAATGTGCATCCAGTCCCTGTCTGAACAAAGGCACCTGTGTGGATGGCGTGGCAAGTTTCACCTGTCTGTGTGAGCTTCCTTACAGTGGACCCACTTGTGCTGAGGTCCTCACACCGTGCTCCCCTAACCCCTGTGCCAACCATGCCATCTGCACCCACACACCAGATTATCTGGGCTATCAGTGTAACTGCCAGCCAGGGTGGCAAGGTAAGAAAGTGACTGTTCAGTTATTGTGTCTGAAAGCTTACAGAAAATATTAGTGCATGTGAATTTATTTAGTTAATCTTATCGTTCCCTTCTCTTACATTCTTCAGGCCAACTGTGTAACATAGATGTGAATGAATGCATCTCCAACCCCTGCAAGAACCGCGGGACTTGCACTAATACACTTGGGGGCTTCCTGTGCTCCTGCAGAGCTGGATATACTGGGCTGACCTGTGAAACAGACATCAATGACTGTGCTCCTAGTGAGTTGCCATGTAACCTTAGCATGCTGTGTTCCTGTAATTCTCTGATGCTGTCAGACACGATACCAGGTCcatgtacatttactgtatttgaccAAAGTAACCTCTCATTTTCTTCCATCAGATCCATGTCTTAGTGGAGGTTCCTGTACCGATGGTATCAACTCTTACCACTGTAGCTGCCTGCCAGGTTTCACGGGGCCCCGCTGTGCTTTAGAGGTCAATGAATGCCAGAGTTCGCCCTGCAAAAATGGAGGCACTTGCACCGACTATGTTAACTCCTACACTTGCACCTGTAGGCCTGGCTTTACTGGAATCCACTGCGAAACCAACATCCCTGATTGTACTGAAAGGTGAGTATGTGtcacaaatgtttgtttgtttgcaagCAAGTTGTGCCTTATCAAGTTGCTTTATAATTACATGTATATAAGTACATTTAAACCCTTATTTTTACCTATCCACAGTTCTTGCTTCAATGGAGGGACATGCACAGATAAAATCAATGGGTATTCATGCACGTGCCGCTCAGGCTTCACTGGCTCCCACTGCCAATACGAGGTCAACGAGTGTGACTCCCAGCCCTGTCTTAATGGAGGCATCTGTCAGGATGCCCTAGAGTCCTTCCGTTGCTCCTGCCCCAAGGGCTATGCTGGCAACCGCTGCCAGGTACAGACAATTCTGAAGGGTTTTATTAAGGCTTTGAGTCTTTACAAaggctatacaaataaaattgaattgaattgaattgaatttacaCCTTAATATATTTGGACTAATAAATGCTACCTCTTGCCTACTTAGACACCAGTTGACTGGTGTAGACGCTCATCTCCTTGCCAAAATGGAGGACGCTGTCGCCAAAAAGATGCTTCCTTCATCTGCGAATGTACCAACGGCTGGTCTGGACGTTACTGTGACATCCCTAGGGTCTCCTGTGAGACAGCTGCTCGCCAGAGAggtatttttaatttctgtacaTGACGATATTTGGCCTCttggtctgtgtttgtattgtgACCAAGTAATTTAAGTAAAATTTTCTCCTATATCTTCAGGGCTCCAGACTGATGAGCTATGCCACCACGGTGGTCACTGTGTCAATTCCGGGAATACCCACTATTGTAAATGCCCTGCTGACTACACTGGGAGCTACTGTGAAAGCCAGGTGGACCACTGTGAAGATAAACCATGCCGCAATGGCGCCACCTGCAGGGGATATGTGGGAGGGTATCAGTGTGATGTAAGTCTGTTGCTTTCATAATGTTATGCATTTGTTAGATTTCAGTATTCACACAGTCCTTCATCACAATTGTGGACATTATGTAACTGTCATATGTCTTTACAGTGCATGCCAGGCTATACTGGGCAGAACTGTGAGATAGAGATCAATGAGTGCCAGTCTCATCCTTGCCAAAATGGGGGCACCTGCATCGATCTGGTGGGACACTACATTTGCTCCTGCCCCCCAGGCACACTTGGTATGCAAGTACATACTCTACAAAAACCTGTACTACACTGTACCACACAAaagtaaatatataataatatataattatgttCTCTAAAGGCGTTCTCTGTGAGATCAATGAGGATGACTGTGCCCCATCTCTGGGGCTGCGAAATGCACCTCCCAAGTGCTTGAACAATGGCACCTGTGTGGACAGAGTGGGGGGATACCGCTGCAATTGTCCACCTGGGTTCACAGGAGAAAGATGTGAGGGGGACATAAATGAGTGCCTCTCTAATCCCTGCAGTCCTTCCAACAGTCTTGACTGCATCCAGCTGCCCAATGATTACCAGTGTATCTGCAAGCCTGGCTTCACAGGTTAGACAActtccagcagctgctgttggcaTCTCATGTGTAAAGTACTCTCATCCAATACTGTCAATTACaatcaatgtttttttgttttgttattttttaggTCGAAGATGTCAGAACAGATTCAGTGTATGTGAGTCTCAGCCTTGTCAGAATGGAGGAGCCTGTTCTATATCCAGCAGCTCTGGGTTGGGATACACCTGCACATGCCAGCTTGTAAGTTCAAAGTCACATTAAGGGTTGTAACTTCAGTTTGTGCATTACAgcttttttgtttatgtgttgaAGTTCACAACCTAATGATATGTCTATTTATAGGGTTATACTGGCCCCAATTGTGAAAGAAGCATGTCATGTCGGGAGCTGTCCTGCTATAATGGAGGTAGCTGTGCAGTTACAACAAGGGGGGCACGTTGCACCTGCCTTCCAGGTTATGGTGGGCCCCAGTGTCAGCATCGCAGTAATGAAGGGTGCTCCTCACAGCCCTGCCAGAATGGAGGATTGTGCACTGAAGAGACCAGTTTCCCGTTCTTTCATTGCCAGTGTCCCATTGGCTGGACAGGTAAACGGTGCGAGCAGAACACCAGATCTCCCCCTGCACCTTCATGCCCTCTGGCAGACTGTCATGGCAAAGCAAATGATGGTGTTTGCGACAAGGAATGCAACACATTTCCTTGTCGCTGGGATGGCGGTGACTGTTCTCTAGCAGCAAACCCCTGGGCTCGTTGTGCAGACCCTCGCTGCTGGCGTGTCTTTAACAACAGTCAGTGTGATGAGTCCTGCAACAACCCTGACTGTCTGTATGACAACTTTGACTGCAGGAACAAGGAGAAAGTTTGCAAGTAAGTTTACTTTTACCAAATTGCAGGATTACCCATGCTTTTTATGTACTGTGCTAAGAACGACTAAGttaataattttgtttctgttgcttcCAGTCCAATATATGAAACCTACTGTATTGACCACTATGCGGATGGACAGTGTGACCAGGGCTGCAACACAGAAGAGTGTGGCTGGGACGGCTTGGACTGTGCAGCGAAAGTTCCAGAAGACCTTGCTGAtggtgttttggttttggtaGTCCTACTACCTCCAGATGAGCTCCTCCGCACCAGTACAGCTTTTCTGCAGAAATTAAGTGCCATCTTGCACACTACACTGCGCTTCAGGCTGGACCACAACGGAAAAGCCCTCATCCGCCCCTACACGCGCCGAGAGGCACGCCTTAAGAGGGAGCTCCAGCCTGAACAGGAGGTCATTGGGTCAGTCAGGCATGcagtaaacataaaaacatgaagttCTTCTTGTAGATTGTACAATACATTAAAAACCTGCCTTTCTACTGTTCCTATAGCTCCATAGTATACCTGGAAATAGACAACCGCCTGTGCTCTCAGGGCTCTGAGGACTGTTTCCCTACAGCTGACAGTGCTGCAGAGTACCTGGGAGCCTTGTCAGCAGTAGATATGCTCCGCTTCCCATACCCCCTCAAAGAAGTTCGTGGTGAGTGTGGatactaaaacacacaaaaggacTAGTAAGATTAATCAGGGCGTAAATACTGATTCACTACTTTCTTCTTGCTACAGGTGAAAAGATAATTGAACCTGACCCCCCAACCAAGCTGATGTTAGTGGGGATAGCTTCTCTTTTCCTATTAGTGATCCTTGTGATAGGCATGTTGATTGCGCgtagaaagagagaacacaGCACCCTTTGGTTCCCTGAAGGCTTCTTCCTTAAGAAGGAACCTAGCAGCAACAAGAACCGCAGGGAACCCGTTGGCCAGGATGCTCTTGGAATGAAGTAAGTAAATGTTAACACTAATGGTGTATTTTGAGAATGAACTGCTTTAGCAATATGTTTTGGAATTGCCTAAGAAATGCTTTCCAATTTAATTTGTATCCTTATGATAACGTTGTTTAATATATTAATCTCTAAACAGACACATGCCAAAAACAGTGGAGGAATCTCTCCTTGGAGATCACAGTGACCAGTGGATGGACTCAGACTGCCCAGAGGCAAAGAGGCTCAAAGTCAGTTACACAACTTCTTTACATATATCAATTGTCCTAAACAATTTAAATACATAGAACTATGTATATGAACAGTATGTCAGCCTGCATTTAAAgtaatgaaatttaattttcttGTTCTGTGAGTTCAGGTTGAGGAACCAAGTATGCTCTCAGACAGTGAAGATGCAGTGGACAGCAGACAGTGGACCCAGCATCACCTTGCAGCTGCAGACATTCGTGTGCCACCCACGATGGCCCTCACCCCACCTCAAGGAGAGTTTGAAAGTGACTGCATGGATGTTAATGTCAGAGGCCCAGGTTGGTCAGACTGAAACTGTGATTTTACTATTCATATTGTATGTTCTTACCCTTTGTTTGGTCTGTCATGTTGAGCCCTTTAATAGACGTAAACTGACCCATGCCTATTTTTATCTCCTACCAGATGGATTTACACCTCTGATGCTGGCATCATTCTGTGGAGGAGGATTAGAACCTGAGgtagcagaggaggaggagaatgaggaaTGTTCAGCCAACATCATCTCTGACCTAATCTACCAAGGTGCATCCCTTGGTGCTCAAACAGACCGTACTGGTGAGACAGCGCTCCACCTGGCTGCTCGCTATGCCCGTGCTGATGCTGCAAAGAGACTGCTGGATGCCGGGGCAGACGCCAACGCTCAGGACAACACAGGACGTACCCCACTACATGCCGCAGTAGCTGCAGATGCACAGGGTGTCTTCCAGGTAAactaacataaaaacatactgtTATTGTATAGGGCCACATAAGTGCTAGAAATGACAGTAGCCTATTTTTGCACACCTATTATATGTTAAACTCATTCTTCACCATCTTTCTAGATTCTGATCCGAAACCGGGCAACGGATCTTGACTCCCGGATGTATGATGGCTCCACTGCGCTCATCCTGGCTGCACGTCTGGCAGTTGAGGGCATGGTAGAGGAGCTTATCACTTGCCACGCAGATGTCAATGCAGTTGATGAACTGggtaagtgtgtgtgatttcttttACCCACGTGAGTGTCCTGATGCAGATATGATAGTTTTGTGATAATCTTTACTGAAACCACAgatatgtaatttaatttttgttgtcttttagGTAAATCTGCCTTACActgggctgctgctgttaaTAACGTAGATGCCACTCTTGCCCTGCTGAAGAATGGTGCAAACAAAGATATGCAAGATCTCAAGGTATGACATCCACGTACACTTTCAGCATGGCTTAAATGGAGTTAGAATTGCATCTAACACAtctgctgtttgctttgttgCTCCTTTTATGTTTTCAGGAGGAGACCCCTCTGTTTCTTGCAGCCCGTGAGGGTAGCTGCGAGGCTGTGAAGGTGCTGCTGGCCCACTTTGCAAACAGAGAGATCACAGACCATATGGACAGGTTGCCAAGGGATATTGCGCAGGAGCGTATGCATCATGACATTGTTCAGCTTCTTGACGAGTACAATACAGTAAGAAGTCCCCAGGGTCACGGAGGGGCTGGACACCACCTCACAGGGGGGCACACTCTGTCTCCTCTT
This genomic window from Mastacembelus armatus chromosome 8, fMasArm1.2, whole genome shotgun sequence contains:
- the notch3 gene encoding neurogenic locus notch homolog protein 3; amino-acid sequence: MEGNIPWIIFTFLLFMHICEGFRCVDKFRPCENGGTCLDSPSRCICRPGFIGPLCQHLDPCHRSPCLNGAACKSQVVNGIPQYSCVCQRGFRGQDCSLIDACATSPCANGARCANWNNHYNCSCPPGFQGKNCRNDIDECRKPGVCLNGGICINTHGSFRCQCQPGYSGRTCEVSTLPCAPSQCINGGTCRQTSDHSYECACLPGFEGHNCENNVDDCPGHKCMNGGLCVDGVNTYNCQCPPEWTGQYCAEDVNECLMQPNACHNGGTCFNTIGGHTCVCVNGWTGDDCSENIDDCAIAVCFNGATCHDRVASFFCECPVGKTGLLCHLDDACVSNPCNEGAVCDTNPLNGRAICTCPAGFVGGACNQDMDECSIGANPCEHFGKCVNTEGSFQCQCGRGYSGPRCEIDINECLSMPCQNDATCLDRIGEFTCICMPGYTGTYCEIDIDDCESNPCVNDGICRDMVNGFTCTCQPGFTGTMCQIDIDECASTPCQNGAKCYDRPNGFECRCAEGYEGTLCQSNINNCQPDPCHHGTCIDGIASYTCNCDAGYTGYRCENQLNECHSNPCQNGGKCVDLVNKYICQCQHGTSGTNCEINFDDCANNPCDYGICKDGINRYDCVCKPGFTGPKCNVEIDECLSSPCRNGGTCVDEENGFHCQCPEGFKPPYCYSQVDECGSSPCVHGACRDDINGYRCDCEPGWVGKNCDLDRNDCLPSPCQNAGTCIDQLNGFICKCRQGFRGNLCQVNINECASSPCLNKGTCVDGVASFTCLCELPYSGPTCAEVLTPCSPNPCANHAICTHTPDYLGYQCNCQPGWQGQLCNIDVNECISNPCKNRGTCTNTLGGFLCSCRAGYTGLTCETDINDCAPNPCLSGGSCTDGINSYHCSCLPGFTGPRCALEVNECQSSPCKNGGTCTDYVNSYTCTCRPGFTGIHCETNIPDCTESSCFNGGTCTDKINGYSCTCRSGFTGSHCQYEVNECDSQPCLNGGICQDALESFRCSCPKGYAGNRCQTPVDWCRRSSPCQNGGRCRQKDASFICECTNGWSGRYCDIPRVSCETAARQRGLQTDELCHHGGHCVNSGNTHYCKCPADYTGSYCESQVDHCEDKPCRNGATCRGYVGGYQCDCMPGYTGQNCEIEINECQSHPCQNGGTCIDLVGHYICSCPPGTLGVLCEINEDDCAPSLGLRNAPPKCLNNGTCVDRVGGYRCNCPPGFTGERCEGDINECLSNPCSPSNSLDCIQLPNDYQCICKPGFTGRRCQNRFSVCESQPCQNGGACSISSSSGLGYTCTCQLGYTGPNCERSMSCRELSCYNGGSCAVTTRGARCTCLPGYGGPQCQHRSNEGCSSQPCQNGGLCTEETSFPFFHCQCPIGWTGKRCEQNTRSPPAPSCPLADCHGKANDGVCDKECNTFPCRWDGGDCSLAANPWARCADPRCWRVFNNSQCDESCNNPDCLYDNFDCRNKEKVCNPIYETYCIDHYADGQCDQGCNTEECGWDGLDCAAKVPEDLADGVLVLVVLLPPDELLRTSTAFLQKLSAILHTTLRFRLDHNGKALIRPYTRREARLKRELQPEQEVIGSIVYLEIDNRLCSQGSEDCFPTADSAAEYLGALSAVDMLRFPYPLKEVRGEKIIEPDPPTKLMLVGIASLFLLVILVIGMLIARRKREHSTLWFPEGFFLKKEPSSNKNRREPVGQDALGMKHMPKTVEESLLGDHSDQWMDSDCPEAKRLKVEEPSMLSDSEDAVDSRQWTQHHLAAADIRVPPTMALTPPQGEFESDCMDVNVRGPDGFTPLMLASFCGGGLEPEVAEEEENEECSANIISDLIYQGASLGAQTDRTGETALHLAARYARADAAKRLLDAGADANAQDNTGRTPLHAAVAADAQGVFQILIRNRATDLDSRMYDGSTALILAARLAVEGMVEELITCHADVNAVDELGKSALHWAAAVNNVDATLALLKNGANKDMQDLKEETPLFLAAREGSCEAVKVLLAHFANREITDHMDRLPRDIAQERMHHDIVQLLDEYNTVRSPQGHGGAGHHLTGGHTLSPLMCPPSAFLPSLKNTPQGKKNRRPGAKGSSLGGQHAASLKESVKARNKKLTLDMQSALLESSVTLSPVDSLDSPHGGASNAGYITNPTSPVAMQSPGLFHSSMSVPSTPMVHNSMLEGGGPFAVSLAQLSDLGAGGMSLQGRVSMASDVNHGYVLSSGQMGLNMGMVSPVSVPFDWHNRMPPSSQCSQQVMNLVQSSQAGMHPQSPAMQQQNMLMHQQQLYRNPMLQPTPVTSTPTISPVKLPSIAEQQQQQQQPQPQLINHAITNQQSTARMSTSTPPTPQTSVPNPTSFFQQQQLPQQPSQPQPAAQPPQAATSASQPTQALPSQPSSSTAGTEDYPTPPSQHSYSSALDATPKHYLHLPSEHPYLTPSPESPEPWSSPSPHCVSDWSDSTPSPAVAGPAQTQITQIPEANGKMQVFA